The sequence AACCTTTTGATCTCTGGGGTTTCATTTTTCTTTCCATTTTTCTGATATCTTTCCTGCTCGGCGTTTCCAAAGGGGAACAGGAAGGGTGGACCTCCACGTATATTGTAACCTGTGCCATACTATCAGTAGTAAGTTTCATCCTTTTTTTATGGGTAGAAAGTCTGGTAGAAAATAAAGTTTTTGATCTGGACCTGTTTCGCTATCGCAATTTCTCCATTTGCATGGTTATTTCGGCTATTCGATCTGTAGTATTGTTCGGAGGCATTTTTTTGCTGCCGTTATTTCTGCAACAATTGATGGGCCTGGATGAAATCCAGAGCGGATTAATATTGCTTCCGGGGTCGTTGGTAGTAGCCATGATGCTACCCATAGTCGGCAGACTGAGCGACAAATCCAGTCCCAAACTAATGTCCATATTCGGGCTGATCTGTCTGGTAATCTTTATGTATATGTACCGCAATATCAACGTCAGTATGAGCGCCTGGGACATTATATTACCCACACTTGTAAGAGGGGTCGGGATGAGCTTTTTAATGGCACCGATTATGGTTCTGGCTGTGAATTCAGTACCCAAGAATAAAACCAGTATGGCCTCAGCTATGCTAAATATCATACAACAAATCGGGGGTGCAGTAGGTATAGCAGCTCTTTCTACTATATTGAATAATCGACTGGCCTTTCACTTGAATGTTATTGGTAATGATATGAATCTGAATTCTCCGGCATTGACCGGTGCTATGAAAAACATAGCTGCACATGTTCATTCGTTAGGATACAACCAGTATCAGTCCATGTTAGCCTCAAAAACAATTTTTTCAAAACATATTTATCAATCAGCGGCTGTTTCCGGATTTCAGGATACTTTTTTTATTACAACCTTTGTTATAGCTATTTGTATACTTCCTGCGTTCCTGCTGCCAAACAGAACAGTACAAATTCATAAAAAACCCGAACACACTGTAATGGAATAATTACATAACCACACGGTTTATTACACCGTGAGACTTATCAGCAGGCAATGAATAAAACTCATCAAAAGTAGGTACTATGCGTTTTACCAGCGCGAACAGTTTCCAGATAAGGTTTTGTGTTACTATATGTTCAAGACCATAAAAAATAACCTTTTCATATATACCTGCGCTTTTTAAAACTTTTTCTATATCAATAATTTCCATATAGCCGGCCTGAACCTCAAAGACTCTAAGCCCGTCAGCCATTTTGTCCTGAAATGTTCCCTTGAGCCCGTTGGGTTGGTCCATCTTGGTTATCGATACAAAAATGTTGTCCTCATATATAATATTATTTATGAACATTGTATTGATAATATAAGGCGAAATTCTTCTCTGATTCATGGAAAAGAAAAGAGCAGTACCCTTGATTTTGTGTGACTTCTTATATAATTCTTCATATTTAAGTAAAAACTGAGATATTTTCATAGGATGCATATTTTTATATAATTGTCGCTGACCCCGGGTATATAAAAGTATTAATAAAAACGGTAACGATGCTATAACCAGCGACCAGAAACCGCCATGTGGTAATTTATATAAGTTGGCAACAAGATATAAAATGTCTACGAAAAATATCAAAGCTGATAATACCGTTTTTAAATAATTATTTCGGCGCCAGAATATCCAGGTCATCATAAAACCGGTAAAGGTCATTGTTCCGGTAACTGCCAAACCGTAGGCTCCAGCAAGATATTTTGACTCCTTAAATAATAATATAGCGAATACAACCGCTATAAATAAAAACCAGTTTACAAATCCTATATAGACCTGCGAACGCAGTTCCGTTGATGTATAGTCTATTTTAAACATAGGTATAATCCTGGTCATAATGCCTTGATAAACAATGGAAAACATTCCGCTGATCATAGCCTGAGAAGCTATGATTGTAGCTATAATGCTTAAAAGTAAAAAAGGTACATACAAAACAGGAATAAAGAACAGAACCATATCAAACAAGATATTATGAGCGCCAGTATTATGCAAAAGAAACGCTCCCTGTCCCATATAACTGGTTATAAGCACAACGAAAACTATGCTCCAGGCTTTAAGAATTGGTTTTCTGCCCAGATGTCCCATATCGGCGTAGAGAGCTTCACCGCCGGTTGCACAAAGAATTACCTCTGACAAAACAATAAAACTTGTAAGACCATTATGAAACAAAAAATTAAAAGCATAATAAGGGTTAATGGCTTTTAAAACAGAATAATCTATTAAAATACCGGTAAGGCCAATCAAAAATAATGATATGAACCAGACGACCATTACCGGTCCGAAATATTTGGCTACATGACTTGTACCTCTTTTCTGAAATGTAAAAAGCCCGAAAGTGATAAAAATAGCTATAAGCATAATTATCCATTGCCCGGTATTTTCAAGCCCGGGTATGAGTAAAATTCCCTCAACCGCGCTCAAAATACTTATAGCCGGAGTTATTACACCGTCTCCTATTAGTAATGAAATTCCCAAAAAGGTGATGAAGGTTACAAAGGCAATGTTTCTGCCTGATTTTAGCAAAGGTACAAGTATTTCACGTAATACAATTGTACCGCCTTCCCCTTTGTGGCCCAGACTCATAGCCAGCCAGGAATATTCGATTGTAACCAGTGTTATCATTGTCCAAACTATCAGTGACAAAACACCGTTGATGTTATAAGCGGTTGGTTTTAGCGTTAAAAAAATTACTGTTATGGTATATATAGGGCTGGTACCGATATCACCGAAAACTATCCCAAGTGATTTAACTGCTTCTTTAGCTTCCTTAATAAACCTGTATCGCATACACCTTCTAGTTTAACGGTTTAATTAAAGATTTACCAGTCATTTCAGGTGGTTGAGGTAAATCCAGCAACTGCAGAATTGTAGGAGAAATATCCGCAAGTATTCCGTCTTCCAACCGGATCCTGCCTTTTTGTAATTCGGTTCTTTTGCTTACCAGAATAATCGGCACCGGGCCGGTTGTATGAGCAGTCATCGGTTTTCCATCCGGTCCGGTCATTTGTTCGGCATTGCCATGGTCGGCTGTAACCAGCACAATTCCGTCATGTTCCAGAATTTTGGGAATTATCAGGCTCATATTATAATCAACTGTTTCCACGGCTTTAATGGCAGCTTTCATAAAACCGGTATGACCGACCATGTCACAATTGGCGAAATTCAGAATAATCAGGTCATACTTGCCGCTCTCTATGGCTTCTAACAATTTTTCAGTAACCTCATTCGCAGACATTTCCGGTTTCAAATCATAAGTAGCCACTTCCTTGGGTGAGGGTATAAGTATTCGGTCCTC is a genomic window of Candidatus Margulisiibacteriota bacterium containing:
- a CDS encoding MFS transporter; translated protein: PFDLWGFIFLSIFLISFLLGVSKGEQEGWTSTYIVTCAILSVVSFILFLWVESLVENKVFDLDLFRYRNFSICMVISAIRSVVLFGGIFLLPLFLQQLMGLDEIQSGLILLPGSLVVAMMLPIVGRLSDKSSPKLMSIFGLICLVIFMYMYRNINVSMSAWDIILPTLVRGVGMSFLMAPIMVLAVNSVPKNKTSMASAMLNIIQQIGGAVGIAALSTILNNRLAFHLNVIGNDMNLNSPALTGAMKNIAAHVHSLGYNQYQSMLASKTIFSKHIYQSAAVSGFQDTFFITTFVIAICILPAFLLPNRTVQIHKKPEHTVME
- a CDS encoding KUP/HAK/KT family potassium transporter, yielding MRYRFIKEAKEAVKSLGIVFGDIGTSPIYTITVIFLTLKPTAYNINGVLSLIVWTMITLVTIEYSWLAMSLGHKGEGGTIVLREILVPLLKSGRNIAFVTFITFLGISLLIGDGVITPAISILSAVEGILLIPGLENTGQWIIMLIAIFITFGLFTFQKRGTSHVAKYFGPVMVVWFISLFLIGLTGILIDYSVLKAINPYYAFNFLFHNGLTSFIVLSEVILCATGGEALYADMGHLGRKPILKAWSIVFVVLITSYMGQGAFLLHNTGAHNILFDMVLFFIPVLYVPFLLLSIIATIIASQAMISGMFSIVYQGIMTRIIPMFKIDYTSTELRSQVYIGFVNWFLFIAVVFAILLFKESKYLAGAYGLAVTGTMTFTGFMMTWIFWRRNNYLKTVLSALIFFVDILYLVANLYKLPHGGFWSLVIASLPFLLILLYTRGQRQLYKNMHPMKISQFLLKYEELYKKSHKIKGTALFFSMNQRRISPYIINTMFINNIIYEDNIFVSITKMDQPNGLKGTFQDKMADGLRVFEVQAGYMEIIDIEKVLKSAGIYEKVIFYGLEHIVTQNLIWKLFALVKRIVPTFDEFYSLPADKSHGVINRVVM